In the genome of Armatimonadota bacterium, one region contains:
- a CDS encoding NADH-quinone oxidoreductase subunit N, translating into MPPAADLWALLPEFWVTGLGLLLLVLAAVVPARQANLVGWVAAAGLLLGLIPTWGLIETLGGPGRLVLAQTYAVDGFAVFFKVLVLVSSALVVLAAVDYFRSPGEPAPAAAPGTPFEAEVYVLIVFAALAFILMAASADLVVLALAIEFASLASYVLAGYLKGHPKSHEAGLKYFLYGAAASATMFYGFSVLYGLAGSTNLYTIAERVRGGPQPALVLSLALMLAGFGFKVAMVPFHQWTPDVYEGSPTPVAAFLSVASKAAGFAVLLRVVAVAIAPSGLDWVSLVAALSAVSMVLGNLLALPQRNIKRMLAYSTVSHAGFLLMGVAGFGGDLGNLGLLVYLFAYLFSNLGAFFVASLIGTQLGSDDIPDYAGLSQRAPVLAFLMALFMLSLTGIPPTAVFFGKLYVFGAVLERSPQLLWLVAVGVVSSVIALYYYVSVIRAMYLLPPRDPTPVREPVALGAALWVAALGTLVVGLWPQPVIDLARTAVLLLRL; encoded by the coding sequence ATGCCGCCGGCCGCCGACCTCTGGGCGCTGCTGCCCGAGTTCTGGGTGACCGGGCTCGGCCTGCTCCTGCTGGTGCTGGCCGCGGTCGTGCCGGCCCGCCAGGCCAACCTGGTCGGCTGGGTGGCGGCGGCGGGCCTGCTCCTCGGCCTGATCCCCACCTGGGGGCTGATCGAGACCCTGGGCGGGCCGGGACGGCTGGTCCTGGCTCAGACCTACGCCGTCGACGGCTTCGCCGTCTTCTTCAAGGTCCTCGTCCTGGTGAGCAGCGCGCTGGTCGTGCTGGCGGCGGTGGACTACTTCCGCAGCCCCGGCGAGCCTGCGCCGGCGGCGGCGCCCGGGACGCCCTTCGAGGCCGAGGTCTACGTCCTGATCGTCTTCGCCGCCCTGGCCTTCATCCTCATGGCCGCCAGCGCCGACCTGGTGGTGCTGGCGTTGGCCATCGAGTTCGCCAGCCTGGCCTCCTACGTGCTGGCCGGCTACCTGAAGGGGCACCCGAAGAGCCACGAGGCCGGGCTGAAGTACTTCCTCTACGGCGCGGCCGCCTCGGCGACGATGTTCTACGGTTTCTCCGTCCTCTACGGCCTGGCCGGGTCCACCAACCTCTACACCATCGCCGAGCGGGTGCGCGGAGGGCCGCAGCCGGCGCTCGTGCTGTCGCTGGCGCTCATGCTGGCCGGCTTCGGCTTCAAGGTGGCCATGGTCCCCTTCCACCAGTGGACCCCGGACGTCTACGAGGGGTCTCCCACGCCGGTGGCGGCCTTCCTCTCCGTCGCCTCCAAGGCGGCCGGCTTCGCCGTGCTCCTGCGGGTCGTGGCAGTGGCCATCGCGCCCAGCGGCTTGGACTGGGTGAGCCTGGTGGCGGCGCTGTCGGCGGTCTCCATGGTATTGGGCAACCTCCTGGCGCTCCCCCAGCGCAACATCAAGCGCATGCTCGCCTACTCCACCGTCTCCCACGCCGGCTTCCTGCTCATGGGGGTGGCGGGGTTTGGCGGGGACCTCGGCAACCTGGGCCTCTTGGTCTACCTCTTCGCCTACCTCTTCTCCAACCTGGGGGCGTTCTTCGTGGCCTCCCTCATCGGGACGCAGCTGGGCTCCGACGACATCCCCGACTACGCCGGGCTGAGCCAGCGCGCCCCCGTCCTGGCGTTCCTCATGGCCCTCTTCATGCTCTCCCTCACCGGGATCCCGCCCACCGCCGTCTTCTTCGGCAAGCTCTACGTCTTCGGGGCGGTCCTGGAGCGCAGCCCCCAGCTCCTCTGGCTGGTGGCGGTGGGCGTGGTGAGCAGCGTCATCGCCCTGTACTACTACGTGAGCGTCATCCGGGCGATGTACCTGCTGCCGCCGCGCGACCCCACCCCGGTGCGGGAGCCGGTGGCGCTCGGGGCGGCGCTGTGGGTGGCGGCGCTGGGGACCCTGGTGGTGGGCCTGTGGCCCCAGCCGGTGATCGATCTGGCGCGCACGGCAGTCTTGTTGCTGCGCCTGTAG
- a CDS encoding V-type ATPase subunit subunit G family protein, translating to MAHQRHHREDGEDVLRLIAEKERELEAAMEQARQEAAAIVAAARAEAEAIRARARQEAEALAAEARRRAEAEVAAITGEVLAQARREAEAIRARAAERADQAVRLVVGRVLGGVADVAPVQSGGAGGGAA from the coding sequence ATGGCCCACCAGCGACACCACCGTGAGGACGGCGAGGATGTCCTGCGCCTGATCGCCGAGAAGGAGCGCGAGCTGGAGGCGGCCATGGAGCAGGCCCGTCAGGAGGCCGCCGCCATCGTGGCCGCCGCCCGTGCCGAGGCAGAGGCGATCCGGGCGCGGGCGCGGCAGGAGGCCGAAGCGCTGGCGGCCGAGGCGCGCCGCCGCGCCGAGGCGGAGGTGGCCGCCATCACCGGGGAGGTGCTGGCGCAGGCCCGGCGCGAGGCGGAGGCGATCCGCGCCCGGGCGGCGGAGCGGGCCGACCAGGCCGTGCGGCTGGTGGTCGGGCGCGTCCTGGGCGGCGTGGCGGACGTGGCGCCGGTCCAAAGCGGCGGAGCCGGAGGGGGCGCGGCGTGA